CTTTTTTATTTTTTGCTATCACCGAAAATAGTGCGGATCCCGCATGGTATTTAGGTTTACCCATCATTAAATACCATTGTTGTTATTTTAATCTTTTTAATATTTCATGATTAAGATCACACTAAAATTATGACCCTATTAACTAAAAGTTATGGATACCCTAATAAAACTCATTGTTAAAGATTAGTTAACCAAAGTAACTTCATTTTTCACTATTGTTAAATTGTTATAGTGAAAATTCTGGTAAACTAATAGAGGTAAAAAAATGATCCTAGATGCCAGTTATACATTATTAGTCGCATGTATCGCGCTACTCATAGGAATGTTTGTCGTAAAATTTACCCCGTTCCTACAAAAAAACCACATACCAGAAGCCGTCGTTGGTGGCTTTATTGTTGCAATTGTTCTGTTAATTATTGATAAAACATCAGGTTATTCGTTTACTTTTGATGCTTCATTGCAAAGTTTATTAATGCTCACATTCTTTTCCTCTATCGGGCTAAGTTCTGACTTTTCTCGACTGATTAAAGGAGGAAAGCCGTTAGTTCTATTAACTATTGCAGTAACGATCCTAATCGCCATTCAAAATACTGTCGGCATGAGTATGGCTGTCATGATGAATGAAAGTCCATTTATTGGCTTAATTGCAGGTTCAATTACTCTAACAGGTGGTCATGGTAATGCCGGAGCATGGGGCCCTATTCTCGCTGATAAATATGGTGTAACAGGCGCCGTTGAATTAGCGATGGCTTGTGCAACACTTGGATTAGTGTTGGGTGGTTTAGTTGGCGGCCCTGTTGCCCGTCATCTTTTGAAAAAGGTCTCTATTCCTAAAACAACCGAGCAAGAGCGCGACACTATCGTTGAAGCTTTTGAGCAACCAAGCGTCAAAAGAAAAATCAATGCAAATAACGTTATTGAAACCATTTCAATGCTGATTATCTGTATTGTTGTTGGTGGCTATATCAGTGCATTGTTTAAAGATACTTTTCTGCAACTGCCTACTTTTGTCTGGTGTTTATTTGTCGGTATTATTATCCGTAATACACTGACTCATGTATTTAAACACGAAGTGTTTGAGCCGACCGTCGATGTATTAGGTAGCGTTGCTTTATCGCTTTT
This genomic window from Actinobacillus porcitonsillarum contains:
- the gltS gene encoding sodium/glutamate symporter — protein: MILDASYTLLVACIALLIGMFVVKFTPFLQKNHIPEAVVGGFIVAIVLLIIDKTSGYSFTFDASLQSLLMLTFFSSIGLSSDFSRLIKGGKPLVLLTIAVTILIAIQNTVGMSMAVMMNESPFIGLIAGSITLTGGHGNAGAWGPILADKYGVTGAVELAMACATLGLVLGGLVGGPVARHLLKKVSIPKTTEQERDTIVEAFEQPSVKRKINANNVIETISMLIICIVVGGYISALFKDTFLQLPTFVWCLFVGIIIRNTLTHVFKHEVFEPTVDVLGSVALSLFLAMALMSLKFGQLASMAGPVLIIIAVQTVVMVLFACFVTFKMMGKDYDAVVISAGHCGFGMGATPTAIANMQTVTKAFGPSHKAFLVVPMVGAFIVDISNSILIKIFIEIGTYFT